The Acidiferrobacter thiooxydans sequence TCACCGGGCGGCGCGCCACAACCTCACCTTCACGATCATAGGTTGTGGTGCTCACCCCGAGCGTAATGGCGACCCGGTAACGCTTATCGCTGTCGACCAGAAACGAGGCGGCCTTGGTGGCCTCACCAAAACACAGTACCAGCACACCGGTCGCCAACGGGTCGAGGGTCCCCGTATGCCCGCCCTTGCAGGCGCGCAGACGGTGACGCGCCTGCGCCAGGGCCTGCGTGGAGCTAAGGCCGGGCGGCTTGTCGAGGACCAGCAGACCGTCACGGCGCACGCACGGAACCTTCATCAGCCGTCGCCCTCCTCGCCCCGTTCGCGACGAGCGCGGTCGAGAAGCGCATCGATACGGGCCCCCTGGTCGACCGAGGGGTCGTAGGCAAACACCAGATTGGGCACAACGCGCAGCCTGAGCCGGGAGGCGAGGCCGCGGCGCATGCGCGGTACCACGGCATTCAATTGCACCACGGCCGCGCGCGCCGCCGCCTCGCCCTGGTAGTGCGTGACATAGATGCGCGCCTGCTTCAGGTCCGGGCTGACATCGGCCTCGGTGAGCGCCGCCAAGCGCACCTGTCCCTCATCGATCTCGGTCAGCACCCATTGCGCAGCCTCGCGCAACACGAGCGCGCCGACGCGCGCTGCGCGCGATCCGGATTTGGGCGCGTGTCGTCTCAAAGGGTCCGGGCGACCTCAACCCTTTCATAGACCTCGACCTGGTCGCCGGCCCGGATGTCCGAATAATTCTTAAAGGTCAGACCGCATTCCATGCCCGCCTTCACCTCCGAGACATCGTCGCGGAAACGCCGCAGGGACTCGATCTCGCCATTGTAGATGACCACGTTGTCACGCAGCACGCGCGCCTGCCGGCCGCGCCGGATCACCCCTTCGCTCACCTGACAACCCGCCACGACACCCGCCTTCGAGGTCCGGAATACCTCGCGGATCTCGGCGCTCCCCACCACATCCTCGCGGAACTGAGGCTTCAACATGCCAGCCATGGCAGCCTTCACCTCATTGACCGCGTCATAGATGACGTTGTAATAGTGGATATCGACGCCTTCCGAATCGATCAGACGTCGGGCACCGCCGTCGGCGCGTACATTGAAGCCGATGATGATGGCATTGGAGGCGACCGCCAGGTTGACATCCGATTCACTGATGCCACCCACCATGCCATGCACCACGCGCACCTTCACTTCCTCGGTCGAGAGCTTCTCGAGCGCCTCGGTGAGGGCCTCGACCGAACCCTGGACATCGGCCTTCACGATCAGTGTCAGGGTCTTGACGTCGCCCTCTTGCATCTGCTGGAACATGTTGGATAGCTTCGACGCCTGCTGGCGCTGGAGCTTGACATCCTTGTACTTGCCCTGGCGAAACAGCGCGATCTCGCGGGCCTTGCGCTCGTTTTCGACGCCACTCACCTCGTCACCGGCGTTGGGCACGCCCGAAAGCCCCTGCACCTCGACGGGTATCGACGGGCCAGCCTCCTTGATGGAACGGCCGATCTCGTCGGTCATCGCCCGCACACGCCCCGACTCACGCCCCGCCAGGATCACATCGCCCTTACGCAAGGTGCCTTCTTGGACCAATATAGTGGCCACCGGCCCCCGACCCTTGTCGAGCCGCGCCTCGATGACGATACCGCTCGCCATGGTATTGCGCACCGCGGTCAGCTCCAGCAACTCGGCCTGCAACAACACCGCATCGAGCAGGTTTTCGATCCCCTGGCCGGTCTTGGCCGACACCGGCACGAATATGTCCGACCCGCCCCACTCCTCGGGCACCACCTCGTGCGTCACCAGTTCCTGCTTCACGCGCTCCATGTCGGCCTGCGGCTTATCGATCTTGTTCACCGCCACCACAATGGGTACCCCGGCCTCGCGGGCATGATGGATGGCCTCGACGGTCTGGGGCATGACCTCGTCATCGGCGGCCACCACCAAAATGACGATGTCGGTCACCTTGGCGCCGCGCGCGCGCATGGCGGTGAACGCCTCGTGGCCTGGCGTATCAAGGAACGTCAACATGCCCTTGGGCATCTCGACGTGATAGGCGCCGATATGCTGCGTTATGCCGCCCGCCTCGCCGCTTGCGACCTTGGTCTTGCGGATGTAATCGAGCAGCGATGTCTTGCCATGATCGACATGGCCCATGACCGTGACCACCGGCGGGCGCGGCTCACGCGCCCCCTCCTCCTGATCGCCGACCTTCAGGGCCGCCTCCGGATCGTGACTACGCGCCTCGTGCGCGACGTGCCCGAGCTCCTCGACCACGATGGTCGCCGTCTCGCGATCGAGGACCTGATTGATCGTGACCATCATCCCAAGCTGCATCAAGACCTTGATCACCTCCACGGCCTTGATCGACATCTGCTGGGCGAGCTCGGCCACCGTAATGGCCTCCGGCAAATAGACATCCCGCACCACGCGCTCGGTCGGCATCTCGAAGGCATGCTGGCCACTCATGCTCGTGACCACGCGTTTGCCCGCCGATGCCCCGCGCTGCGGCGCACCGCCGGGCCGCCCCTTGTGCGGTTTGCGATCCCCCGCCCCTGGAGGTCGGGCCGCCGGCCGCTCCCGGCGTTCGTTGCGCCCGCGCTCTGGACGGGTATCCTTACGCACGGTCCGGTTTTGCGGCGGTTCCTGCGCCACCGGCGGCTCTACGACCGGCGGCGGAACGGGCTCGGACACGGGCACCTCCGCGACCGGCTCCTCGGCCTCCACAGGCTCGGGGGCGTCACCGTCGTCGGCGGCGCCTCGGGCTCCGCCACGCGCTCCGCGACCGGCTCGACGATGGCCTCAGCCTCCGCGGGCGGGGCCTCCGGTTCGTCAGGCACCGGACGCTTGACGAAGGTCCGCTTCTTGCGCACCTCGACCTGCACAGCACGGCTCTGGCCGAACCGCGAATTCTGCATGATCTTGCTCGTCGACTTTTGCGTGAGCGTGATGCGCTTGGCCTCCGGCTCCCCCGCGCCGTGATGCGTGCGCAGAAAGTTCAGGAGCGCCATCTTCTCGTCATCACTTAGGGGATCACTGCTCTTTTTGTCGGCGATTCCCGCCGCAACGAGCTGCTGAAGCAGCTTGTCCGGCGCCACACCGATCTGTTCGGCAAAACTTTTGACTGTCGTTTCAGGCATCGAATGAAATCCGTCAGGCCCCCTGGCTCTGGTCCGCGAACCAAGGCGCGCGCGCTGCCATAATGAGGACGCGGGCCCGCTCCTCATCCAACCCCTCTATTGCCGCCAGATCATCAACCGACTGATCGGCGAGCTCCTCCATCGTCTTTATTCCGTGGCTCGCCAACAGGCGCGCCGTATGCTCATCCATCTCCACCATGCCAAGGAGATCCTCGGCGGGCTCCGCCATGTCGATCTTTTCCTCGAGCGTTATGGCGCGCGTGAGCAGGATGTCGCGCGCCCGATCGCGCAACTCATCGACCTGCGCCTCGCTCAAGCCCTCGACCGACATCATCTCCTGCTTCGGGACATAGGCGACTTCGTCTAGCGTCATGAACCCCTCGCGTACGAGCAACTCGGCGGTCGCGGGCTCCATGCGTAGCTGCTCGACGAACATCTGCACGGCATTGGCCGCCTCGGTCTCGCCACGCGTCGAGGCCGCTTCCTCGGTCATCACGTTGAGCTCCCAGCCCGTCAGCTCCGACGCCAGCCGCACGTTCTGGCCGCCACGCCCGATGACTTGTGATAGTTGCGACTCATCGACAATGACATCCATGCTATGCAACTCCTCGTCGACCACGATCGAAAGTACCTCCGCCGGCGCGAGCCCGTTGATGACGAATTGCGCCGGATCCGGAGACCATTGGATGATGTCGACCCGCTCACCCCCCAATTCGTTCGATACGCTCTGCACGCGCGAGCCGCGCATGCCCACACACGCCCCTATGGGATCGATGCGCGGGTCCTTGGAATTCACCGCGATCTTGGCGCGTAACCCCGGATCGCGGGCCGCGCCGTGAATCTCGATCAGCCCCTCGCCGGCCTCCGGGACTTCAAGCTTGAAGAGCTCGACGAGCAGTTGCGGGCTCGTGCGGCTCAGGAACAATTGCGGCCCGCGCGGCGCCGAATGAACGTCCTCCAGATAGGCGCGTACCCGGTCTCCGGGACGCAGTCCCTCGCGCGGAATCATCGCCGACTTCGGCAGCAGGGCCTCGGCAGTGCCGAGATCGATGATCGCGTCCCCGCGCTCCAGACGCTTCACGACGCCCGTGACGAGTTCGCCCTGGCGGCTCTTGAATTGATTCACGATCTGCTCGCGCTCAGCCTCGCGGACCTTCTGCACGATCACCTGCTTGGCAGCTTGCGCGGCGATACGGCCGAAGTCGGCCGCCTCGATCGGCTCTTCGATATACTCTCCCACCTGAATGTCGGCTTGGCGCTCGCGGGCCTGTGCCAGGCGCATCTCACGTCCCGGAAACTCGAGCGTCTCTTGTTCGTCGGGCACGACCAGCCAACGCCGGAAGGTGTCATACTCCCCGGTCTTTCTGTGGATATGGACGCGGGCGTCTATGTCTTCCTTGTGGCGCTTGCGCGTCGCCGTTGCCAGGGCCGCCTCGAGCGCCCCGAAGATGATCTCGCGATCGACATTCTTCTCGCGTGAAACCGTCTCGACCACCATTAGAATTTCGTTCGCCATCACTGCCTCCAGCCGCCCTCAGAGTTCGGGCACAAGTCTCGCCTTCTCGATGTTATCAAACGCGAGATCATAACGCGTCTCGTCCGCCTCAAGGACCACGCGTCCATCCACCAAACCCACGAGGCGCCCGCGAAAGTTTCGGCGCCCACCCACAGGCAACGTGGTCTTCAGCTTGATCTGGGACCCGGCGAAGCGCTCGAAGTCACTGGGCCGCGCCAACGGCCGATCCAGCCCGGGCGACGAGATCTCGAGCGTGTACTGCCCGGGGATCGGATCCTCGACATCGAAAAGCGCGCTCACCTGGCGACTGACCCGGGCGCAGTCATCGACATCGATCCCCTGCGGCCCATCAATATAAATGCGCAAGGTCTTTTGCCCGCTCAGAAATTCGATATCGACGACCTCGAAACCGAGATGCGCCACGACGGGCTCCACCAAGACCCGCAGCCGATCCGCCTGAATATGTTTCTCCATGACCATAAACGCAAAAGTGGGCTTAAAGCCCACTTCCGCAGAACGACCTATACGAGATAAACGCGGATTATAAGCCTTCCCGCCAAAACTTCAATGCACGCCCCCCAAGGCTTGCCATTGCCCGCAAAGATGGTAGACTCTGCGCCCTCTGATGCGGGGTGGAGCAGTCTGGCAGCTCGTCGGGCTCATAACCCGAAGGTCGTAGGTTCAAATCCTACCCCCGCTACCAATTTCGCCGGATACCCGGGCTATACCGGGTCTTGGGGGACGGACACCGGCCCAAGGCACCCATGACCCCGCCCGGGGGTCGGATAGCGTCGACACCGCTTGCGCGCCTAGAGTCGACGCATGTTAAAGATCCTCACCGTAAACCTGAACTATGTCCAGGACGGTTATGGTCCCTGGCCTGAGCGGTGCGCGCGCCTGCGCGCCCTTCTCCAGGCGCAGCGGCCCGCCATCATCGCCCTGCAGGCGGTCCACGTCGACGACACACGAAACCAGCTACGGGAACTCGCCGGCGACCTCGACTATCATCATCAACTGTTCCTGGCCGCTGACACCACACGACCCCAATACGGCAGTGCGATCCTCTCGGAGATCCCCTTGAACGCCCCCTGGTCGTTCGCCCTGCCACGTGACGATGACGACGAGGACCAAAGTCCGCGACGCGCAATCGGCGCGAGCTTCACCTGGCAGGGGGAGGTCTGGCGGTTGACGAATGCCCATTGCTCGTGGGTCCCGGCGCAGAACCGACAACAGGTCGCAGCCCTGGCCCGAGCCCTCGAGGACTTTTCCGGGCCGCAGTGCCTGGTGGGTGATTTCAATGCGCCATCCACCGCCCCCGGCATCGCCCATCTGACCGCCCGCGGATGGGTGGATGCCCACGCCTGCGTGGGACAGGGAACGGGCGCGACCTTTCCGGCGGACGCCCCCCAAAACCGTATCGATTACCTCTTCGTGCACGGCTGCGACCGGGCCCGGCTGCTTGCGACGCGCACATTCCCCGAACAAGGCGCCGCGCTTTCAGACCACAAAGCCGCCATGCTGATCATCGCCCAGCCCCGCGAAACAATCGAGACCTTTCGGTGATCGCCATGCCGGGAGGCGTGGGGCTAGCATAGCCTCATGGTGCCTGGAAATAGGAGGAATCATGGCAAAACCCCTCTCCCGGCGGCATTTTCTGCGGCGTACGGTGGCAGCGGCGATGCTCGCGCTGCCCATGGTCGCGACCGCCAAAAAATCGCCCCCAAAGGCCAGCAAGGCCAGCGTGCACTATCAAGACCACCCCAAGGGCCGCGCCATGTGCGGCCGCTGCCGCTTCTTTCTGCCGGCCGTCGGGCATTCGAACGGCATGATGATGCAGGGTATCAAGACCAACGGCACGCTCGCGATCGGCCACTGCACAAAGGTCGCGGGGCGCATCGCGCCCACGGGGTATTGCATCCTGTATACGCCGCGCGTGCATAGCGAGTGACCTCCGGACACGGCCCTCTCGGGCATCCCACGATCCTGGGGCGGTCACTCCGGCATCGAAAGCCCATCGGTCGTGCGGCGCGGTGACGTGCAATGCCCGGCGGGCGCGGCCGCCAAGGCCCGTGTCGGGCCGGGTGATCGCGCATCGCACTCCGGAGCCTTGCACGCAATGGAACGGTTTTCCGGAACCCCAAAAAAAAGAAGGCCCAAGGACCACCCTTGAGGCCTTCAATGAGGAGAAGACTTAGGGACGCGTCAGAAGCGCGCGTTCAGATTGACGAAGTATTGCCGTGGCGCCCCCGGATCGGCGAGCACAGCCCCAGCGCTGTTGCCGCCGAAATAGCCACCGCTCGTGATGTACTGGATGGGGTCATAGCGCTTGTTGAAGAGATTGGTCACGCCAACCGTCAGGGTCACCGCCGACAGGCCGGCTATGCCAGTCCCGGCCTTAATGGCCACCTGCGTGTTGACGATGTTGTAAGACGCCATCTGGACATTGTTGGTGGGGGCATTGACCAGGTTGCTGAACATGTACTGCGTACCGGTGTATTGATCAGACACCCCCGGCGATACCAGGTAGCGCCCGAAGGCCACGCGATAATTGACACCCAGGGAGGCGGTAACATCGGGGCTATAGGAGATCGGATAGCCCGCATAGTTCGTGGTGCTGCCGCCCGGCACATAGGAGTCGAAATGCGCGCGCGTAAGCGAGGCCGTTCCAAACACATGCCAATGCCACGTCGGGCTGTCCTGCGCACTCACGTTCAAGCCCTTATAAGTGGCGCTCGCCTGGGCGAACTGCGTAGTCGCGAAACCCCCGCCCGTCGATATATAGGTGGTCAGGGTCTCGTTGCTCAACGTGTCGCGATAGATATCGGCATTCATGACAAAATGGCGCAGCAGGCCCGCGCGCCGGATCAAGAGCCGCGTGCCCAACTCGTAGTCGACACTCTTGACGGGCTTTAGCGTCGCGAGATCGATGACATTGCTGCCGCTGTAGGCGCCGAAGGCGTTGTCCCCAGGGTTCTGGTAGGTCTCGGCGGCATTGCCGTACACCGACCAATGCGGGGCGATCAAAAAGCGTGCGCCCAAGGACGGTTCCGCCCGCGTAAAGACCTTGCTGTCGCTCGGCGCAATCGTCTGGTTGACGGCCCCGGGTGGGGTATAGCTCGCGCCGTTGTTGAAAAACTGCGTCTGGAAATCGACGCCCGCGATCCCGGGGGTGATCGTCAAGGCCTTGATCGGCGTGATCGCATCCTGCACAAAGCCCGTCAAATAGGTATTGGCAAGCGTGTCGTTATTGTACTGGAGCGGATTCGCCGGGCTCGTTCCATAAGTCTCGTTATAGCCCGTATAAGGCGTCGAATAGGTCTGATTGATCCACGACCCCCGAACTCCACGTGATTCATGGGCAGCGTCCAGTCGAACACCAGACGGTTCCCATAGGTGTCGGACCGCGGGTTGTAGTACTCCGAATTCACAGTCCCCGGCGGCGCGCCATTGTAGTTGTAATTGTCCACACGCCAGTGGACCCTGTGGCCATGGCGGTACCATACGAGGTCGTGCACCGACAGATCCGGCGCGAGACCAAGCTTGATCTGCGAATACAGCATGCGATCGCGCACCACGATCTGCTTGAACCACACCGACTCGGGCAAGGACGAGTAGTACCCGGTCGTCGACTGACTGTAGAGCGGCGTATTGGGCGTGCCGTCTACTGTGATGGCGCTGCCGCCGGGACCTGCGGTGATCGGTGATACCGGAATAAAATTGGGCCGGAACTCGGTATTGTCGTCGGCATAACCCCCGACACTGAATGACCCGTCACTAAAGGTCTTCACGGTCTTGGCAAACAATGCCGATGAGCGGCTGGGCGCCGAAAAGGAACCCGTACGGAAGGTGTTGTCGCGTACAAACCCCCCGCCACCACCGTCGACCAGCCATCGTGCGTCCCGGTGTTGGCAATGAGATCCGCACCTTCGGTCTGATCGCTGCCATACGTCAACCCAAGGCTGCCCCCCGCCTGCTTCGTGGGCTGAACGGGGACAAAGTTGATCGTGCCACCGACGCTGTCAAACCAACGGCTGGCGGGATTACCAGGCCCATAGATGATATTGACGCCGGAGATGAGCTGCATGATCGGGATTTCATTCGAGTCCCAACCGCCGTTATGGGAGATAAGATTGTTCATCGGCACCCCGTCGAACAGTACGGTGATGCCATTGCGCTCGACATCGCCGTTCACGCTCGACCAGCCGACCTTGACCCCGCGGAGCGCGATCTCATAGCGCGCCGACCCGCTGATGCCGCCGTAGCCGCGCACCGCCACCCCCGGGGCCATGGCCAGGGCCTGCGCGGAGCCTGCCAGCGGCCCATTGGCGGCGATCTGGCGGCGTCCTATGACACGCTCGGTCTGGGTCGACTTGAAGATCTTGCGCTTTGTAAGCTTGGTGCTCGTGGCCTTCAAAAGTGCCTCGGCCTTCTTGCGGCTTTGGGCATTCACGCTGCCGACATTCACAGACGACGTGTCATGGGCGGCGGCGGTAACCTGGCTTGCGGCCAGTGCGCATAAAACGAGCGAACTTAGCACCGACAATCGGCCTGGTGTGGTCGGCAACGGGCGATAATGGCACGGCATGACGCGATATTCCTCCACTGATTTTTTTCATGCTGGGAACTTTCTCGGGCGTACTCTGCCGCAGCCGTGTGACAACCCCGGCCCAATTCGATGACAAATTCTTGACAGAAATCGTGGGGGTACGGACGCACGCGCCAGCCGATAATCAGGGCTCGTCAGGCGACCGGAGATCGGCTACCATTACGGCATTCATGATATTGTCGATCGTTTAGTTGATCACGCGGGGACAGGTCCCGCCACCATGAGGTATCAGTAGATATGAATGACAAGACACCGGACAAGCGCACAGCTCAAAGCGATGAGCGCCCGCGGATCTGGGATGTTCCGACGCGTGCGTTTCATTGGACACTGGCGGTGCTCGTGGCCTGGGAGTGGGCCTCGGCCCACCTTGGGCACGGCTTGATGCGCTACCACATGTGGGGGGGTTACGCAGTCCTCACATTGATCCTGTTTCGCCTGTCGTGGGGCTTTATTGGCAGCCATACCGCGCGCTTTGCGCACTTCCTACGCTCACCCCGCCGCACCTGGGAATACATCAAATCGTGGCGTCGGGGCGCGCCCGACGTCCACGGCCATAATCCGCTGGGCGGATGGGCGGTCATCGCCTTCCTCGTGTCACTCATGGTCCAGGTAGGGACCGGGCTTTTCGCGACCGACGATGTCTTGACCGCCGGACCCTTAAACCAGCTGGTCGGTAGCCGCATGGGCGATTGGCTCACGACCGTCCATAAATGGAATTTCGATGTCCTGCTGGCGCTCATCGCCACCCATGTGAGCGCGGTGATCTTGCATCGCGTGATAGCGGGTCACGATCTTGTGCGCCCCATGATTACCGGACGGGCGGCACGTCCCGTGGCGAACCCGATCCCGAGTCACGCCTTCGCGCGGCCCTGGGTTGGCATCCTGGCACTTGCGCTGTCGGGCCTCGGGACCTGGCTCATCCTGCAGATCTGAGCGCCGCTAACGCATGAAGCGGTGATGGCAGGAGCGGCAGGCGTCGGCCACACGTTCGAGCGGGCGCGCCGATGCCGCAAGCGGGGCATGGGCAGTGGCCTGTGCAAGTTGACGCGTGAGCGCCTCGAAATGGCTAACGGCCGCCTCAAAGGCGCGCGGCTGCTGCCAGATGCGCGCCGAGGCCTTCGTAGCCCCCTGATCGGACCCGGGGACAAAGGCTACCCACGGCAGCGTGGCGAGCGCTGCCAGGGCCCGCCCCTGCCCGGCGATTCGACTCGGGTCGTAAGGGCGCTGGTGGCGGAGCGTCTGCGCGATACGTACGAGGTTCCAATCCATCGCCGCCATGAGTTCGCGGCGATAGGCGATATCGGACTGGATGCGGGTCTCGGCCAGGACCACGGTGGGCGCAAGAACCGCGGCCACGGCCCATAGGGCCATGACCTTCTTCAGGCATTTCATGGGTTGGGGATCTCCTGTGTGAAGCGCGCGCGGACCATCGGGGGCCACGTGGCGCGATACTACGAAGGGCGCATGACAAAACCGTGACGGTGGCGATTTTCGCCAAACGGCATGCCCCTTAGGGAAGCCCGCGAACCGCCGCCCGACAGATGGCAATGAGCGTACCGGCCCACGGCGCGGCCAGCACCATGGCGATGCCGTTTACGCTCAGGATCCAGCGCAGATCGCGTCCCTGACGCAATGGACCGGCATCCACGGGGGCATCAAAGAACATAAGCTTTACGATACGCAGATAATAGAAGGCCCCGATCACGGAAAACAGCACGGCGGCCACCGCCAATCCGTAAAATCCGGCGCTCACCGCCGCCTGGATGACCGCGAGCTTGGCGTAGAACCCTATGGTCGGGGGAATGCCCGCCATCGAGAACATGAACAGCAACATCACCCAGGCATACCAGGGGCTGCGCTGATAGAGGCCGCGCAGATCCTCCAGGCGTTCGGCCTCGAAACCCTTGCGCGAGAGCAGGATGATGACGCCGAACGCCCCGAGGGTCATGAAGGCGTAGATCAAGGCGTAGAACAGGGCATCGGCGTAGCCGCTCACGCGCGCGCTCAGGAGCCCGAGCAGCAGAAAGCCCATGTGGGCGATCGCCGAGTAGGCGAGCATGCGCTTCAAATTAGTCTGGGCGATGGCCACGACATTGCCGACTGCCATCGACAAAAACGCAAGCAGCACCAGCATCTCCTGCCAGGCCCCGGACAGGCCATGGAGGCCCTCCACCAGCAGGCGCAGAAAGAGTGCGAACGCGGCGATCTTGGGGGCCGAGCCGACATATAGGGTCACGGCTGTCGGCGCCCCCTCATAGACATCGGGGATCCACATATGGAATGGCACCGCGCCGAGCTTGAAGGCAAGACCGGACAGGACGAACACGAGACCGAGTGTCGCTACCATGTCATGGCGCGGGAGCGCGGCGAGCGCGGTCGCCACCCGGCCGATCGCAAGACTGCCGGTGGCGCCGTAGAGCATCGACAGGCCATAGAGCAAAAGCCCCGAGGATAGCGCGCCCAGCACGAAATACTTCATGGCCGCCTCGGTGGCGGGAATCGAGTCACGCTGCATCGCAATCAGCGCATAGAGACTGAGCGACAGGAGCTCAAGCCCCAAGTACAACGACAGGAAGTGCGCGGCACTCACCATCACGCACATGCCGGCCACACCGGTGAGCGCCAGCACGAAATACTCGCTGCGAAACACCCCGCGTTCGGCGATATAGGTCCGCGAATAGGCAAGCACCATGGCAGTCAGCGCAAAGATCGCGATCTCCAGCACGACAGTCAATCGATCGCCGGTCACCATGCCATGCAATACGACACGCGCGCCCTCATCGCGCAAGGAATAGGCGGTCACTCCCGCGGCAATGAGGGTGGCCTGCGTCATCCCATACATAAGGCCCCTGAATCGCCGCTTCCAGAAGAGATCCGCAAGCAGGATCACGCAAGCCATGGCAAAAACGAGGATTTCCGGCAACACCGGTCTTATCTGCACCATGAGACTCATCCTAGGGAGTCGCGCCCGCGAGCCGCACGCCCGGGCGCCATAAAAGATGATGCACGGAGGCCGTCATCACATGCAGCAAGGGTGCTGGCCATAGCCCCAGGACGAGCACCGCCGCACCGAGGACTGCGAGAAACGAAAGTTCGCGTCCGGTCACGTCCGACAGGGCCGCCACGCCAGGCTTCGTGACCGGCCCGAAGATGACCCTCTTATACATCCAGAGGGTGTAGGCGGCACCAGAGATCAAGGTCGTGGCCGCGAGCACCGCGTACCAGAAGTCAGCCTTGAATGCCCCCAGGATCACCAGGAACTCGCCTACGAATCCGGAAGTGCCGGGCAGGCCGGAGTTGGCCATGGCAAAGAGCATCATGAACGCCGCGAATATCGGCATGCGATTGACGACACCGCCGTAGTCGTGGATGGCGCGGGAGTGCAGGCGATCATACAACACCCCGACACAGAGAAACATCGCGGCCGACACAAAGCCGTGCGAGATCATTTGCACGAGCGCGCCATCCATGGCGATACGGCTGAACAGAAAAATCCCGAGGGTCACAAAGCCCATATGGGCGATCGACGAATAGGCGATCAGCTTCTTCATGTCGTCTTGCACCAGCGCCACAAGACCGATATAGACCACGGCGATGAGCGAGAGCGTGATCATAAGGCCCGCGAGTTCGTGGCTTGCCTGCGGCACGATCGGCAGACTGAAACGCACGAAGCCGTAGGCGCCCATCTTCAGCATGATGGCCGCCAGCACCACCGAGCCGCCGGTGGGCGCCTCCACATGCGCATCCGGGAGCCACGTATGGACCGGCCACATCGGGATCTTGACCGCAAACGCGATCAGAAACGCCAGGAATATCAAGATCTGCGGGGTTGTGGCGAGCGGCAGATGATAAAATGAGACGATATTGAAGGTCTCCCCGGCGCGGAAATACAGATAAAGCAGGGCCACCAACATCAATACCGATCCAAGGAAGGTATACAGAAAGAACTTAATGGTGGCGTAGACCCGATTCGGCCCCCCCCAGATGCCGATGATCAAGAACAT is a genomic window containing:
- a CDS encoding NADH-quinone oxidoreductase subunit M — translated: MDVYRHIALSVAIWLPIVFGFLILAAGRRYPGLVRPLAAVGAGGAFLATIPLWGLFHADSFAMQFHESVPWIPAFHINYALGVDGISLPLVLLTSVVGVIVVLAAGPAIKERVPEYFAAFLIMEGLMIGVFSALDAMLFYVFWEAMLIPMFLIIGIWGGPNRVYATIKFFLYTFLGSVLMLVALLYLYFRAGETFNIVSFYHLPLATTPQILIFLAFLIAFAVKIPMWPVHTWLPDAHVEAPTGGSVVLAAIMLKMGAYGFVRFSLPIVPQASHELAGLMITLSLIAVVYIGLVALVQDDMKKLIAYSSIAHMGFVTLGIFLFSRIAMDGALVQMISHGFVSAAMFLCVGVLYDRLHSRAIHDYGGVVNRMPIFAAFMMLFAMANSGLPGTSGFVGEFLVILGAFKADFWYAVLAATTLISGAAYTLWMYKRVIFGPVTKPGVAALSDVTGRELSFLAVLGAAVLVLGLWPAPLLHVMTASVHHLLWRPGVRLAGATP
- the nuoN gene encoding NADH-quinone oxidoreductase subunit NuoN codes for the protein MVQIRPVLPEILVFAMACVILLADLFWKRRFRGLMYGMTQATLIAAGVTAYSLRDEGARVVLHGMVTGDRLTVVLEIAIFALTAMVLAYSRTYIAERGVFRSEYFVLALTGVAGMCVMVSAAHFLSLYLGLELLSLSLYALIAMQRDSIPATEAAMKYFVLGALSSGLLLYGLSMLYGATGSLAIGRVATALAALPRHDMVATLGLVFVLSGLAFKLGAVPFHMWIPDVYEGAPTAVTLYVGSAPKIAAFALFLRLLVEGLHGLSGAWQEMLVLLAFLSMAVGNVVAIAQTNLKRMLAYSAIAHMGFLLLGLLSARVSGYADALFYALIYAFMTLGAFGVIILLSRKGFEAERLEDLRGLYQRSPWYAWVMLLFMFSMAGIPPTIGFYAKLAVIQAAVSAGFYGLAVAAVLFSVIGAFYYLRIVKLMFFDAPVDAGPLRQGRDLRWILSVNGIAMVLAAPWAGTLIAICRAAVRGLP